DNA from Agarilytica rhodophyticola:
AGTTCGAGGTTTTCTTGCAAACAAAGAATTACTGCATTTTCTAGCTCTTTTATATCCATGACGCGCTCCTTTTCTTACGAGTGGTAAGATAATCTTACTAGTGGTAATAATTTGAGTCAAGCCTACATACAATGTGATTCAAATCAGAACTACTAATCAAAGGCACGAAAAGCGACATTCTATTGAAAATCAATGATTTACCATATTTTTCAACTGATAGAATCCCCTGTTTATATAATCGAGACAGGGATTTATCTATGGCCATTCCGTCGACCACTTTAAAAGTTTACGAGATTAACCGGGTTGACCGGACGATCGAAGCTTTTGCAAATATTAAAAACCCGACGATATCAGGTTTGAATTTTGTTAAGACCCAAGGAGATATTCAAAGTGGTATTGAGCAGTACCGTATGGGCGCTATGTCAATGACAGAGCGCCAGCGATTAGAAGAAAAGCATAACTCCTCGAAGTTAGCTGAATTTATGGAAGCGCAATGTGATCCTCGCCCCAATACAGAGTGTCATTGCCACTTCATTATTTCCGGTGGTCACCCAACCGTGCGCCGATTGGATGCCGCCAGCGTTTCGGCTCTGGACTTTGACCACTGTGTCGCCAGTGGATAACGGCCAAGGAAACGTCCTTGGATGCGAGGATGAATAAGGATGGAAGGATTTGAGAAATAGCCGCTATTCACAAATTTCTAATTGAAAGGCAAGCCCGGATAGTCCTAGTCTTTGAACATCATGACGAAAAGCATCGGTACAATATAAAACACATCCCCTGTCATATTCGATTGTAAACAGGGGCGGTACAATATTTGGTGCAGCCTTGGTAAAAACGAGCTTTTCAACACGCTCCCATGCGCCATCTTCAAAATATGATGATGTGCTTTGCTCAAGGTTAATAATGTCATTGCCTTGTCTTTGCGTAGAGTTAAACAACATGTAATCTTTACATGACCCAACTAACGGAAATAGTTCTCCGGTTGTTTCCAGTATATTTTTTAAATGATCTACAGCTTTTTTGTTTAAGACTAAGATAGTATCAGTCCACTGTGTCATATCTGGCTTCTCAGTTGAGCCGCTATCACTTGGTAGAAAATTAGCTTTAGGTGCTTGCCATTCAAAAGGTAATGATTGTCCAAATGCTTGAATATTAAAACTCTCCATTTTTGTGTAAACATCAAGATCGTCAACAGTGAAAAGCATATAGTTTTGAATGTCGGAATGAATGCGGTAAATACTCATAAATACTTATGTCCTAGCGGATTGTTCGTAAATCCTGTTTGCCTTTTGCCGTTAGGATATCAGGTAAATTCCGTGCATCAATAAGCTTTAGCCGTATTCCTTGCAAACGCCTGATTAAATCACTGAGGTTATTTGCAGGTCGAATTTCTCTTGTTACCCATTGTGCATAGTCATTTGTGTGAAGATATACATGCCCCACCGCATTAGGATAGGGTGTTCCTTGAGCATATTTGTGTTTTTGCGGTAACCAACAGCCATTAAATGGATCATTAATGAGCATATAAGCCAGCAGAATAAACCTTGCTGCTGCATGTGATCCGTGACGGCTACACACAATATGATGTGCTTGCCACCGAAAACCACACCGAAATTGTCCAATCGCACGTAAATGATTGCCAAGTTTTTCCGAGTTATCCGTAGCCAAGCATTCTTTAGCTCGTTGAGCAGGTGTCATACTTGAGTTAGCCTCTCGGTATGCGTCAAGTTTTGATTGTAGCTTTCCAATATTTTCAAGCTTGGCGCACTCTTTAAACATAAATTCGCGCTCTTTTTTTGCAAGCTCCTGAGAATCTGAATCTAGCTGTGAGCGCATATGTTTTAATTCTTTTTGTGATTGCTCAAAAACAACATCAAGGAGGGACTTAAGGTGAGTGTTTTTTATATGATCGGATGGTTCTAGATGAGCCATAAATATCCTTATGCAGAATTTGATTATGAATGGCTAAACTTTAACATGCCCGGTTTACTATCAGTTTGGCGCGAAAATGTAAGATAGTGTTTATGATGTCAGACATAATAGGTTTTGTGAAAGCTGTCACATACCTTGTTTTTTAACCCAAGCCTGTGTGAGGCTTGGGTGGTTGTTTAGAGTTGTTATTCTAAAAGCTTGGTGGTTGTGGTGCGTGTTCCTGTTGTTTCGGTGTGTCTGTCTCGTAAT
Protein-coding regions in this window:
- a CDS encoding AHH domain-containing protein, with the translated sequence MAHLEPSDHIKNTHLKSLLDVVFEQSQKELKHMRSQLDSDSQELAKKEREFMFKECAKLENIGKLQSKLDAYREANSSMTPAQRAKECLATDNSEKLGNHLRAIGQFRCGFRWQAHHIVCSRHGSHAAARFILLAYMLINDPFNGCWLPQKHKYAQGTPYPNAVGHVYLHTNDYAQWVTREIRPANNLSDLIRRLQGIRLKLIDARNLPDILTAKGKQDLRTIR